ATTGAGCGATATTTTTTCTTCAAGACGTTTGATCACGACCGCCGGAGCCGGCAGTTTTTCACACTCATCAGCCAGCAATCCGGCTGGAGAAAATCCGATCGTGACAACAGCTATCCGAACCCATAATCCGGCAAGCGCAAGTAAGCGGATCAAGCGCAGCAGACCATTCAGCATGCGGCATTTCCTGCGTGCAGATCAGCGAGCGTATTGCCTCGGCAATACGAATGGCCTTTGACCCAGCGGAACTCCGCACGACTCAACACCATCTCGATAATCGACAGAGAAAACTCGGCAGGCAGCGCATCCAAGTTTTGAACGCCGTTGGTTTTTGCTTGTTTCAAGGCGTTGACCGCATCAAGGTTATCGCTGAACACCGTCAGCGGACTTTCCGGGCAATGGATCTCGGCCTGAAGCAAGCCGAACAGGACGGCATGCAACTCCAAGGTACTGCTTCCAAGAGCTGGAACCGTGCGAGTTTCGATAATTGGCTCAGCCTCCGGGCTGGAGAACAGTACGGCAGCCAGACCGCCGTGCCGTTGATGACTGGCATCGGTAAAAACAAGCAACTGTCCAGCGTAGAGATGAGCAATACGCTGCGGTAACGGGCCAGCCGACTGATAAATGACGCGTATTTTCTTCTTCGGTTTTCTGCGCGACATTTCAGCCGGATGAAGGTGGATCACAAGATGCCCGAATCTTAAACTGACTTCTTGTTTTGCCGCGTGCAAATCCTTTGGAAGCTTGTCTTTATAACTTCGTATAATTTGTATTATGTAAAATTATTAAAACAAAAAGAAAT
The sequence above is drawn from the Dechloromonas sp. TW-R-39-2 genome and encodes:
- a CDS encoding RNase H family protein, whose amino-acid sequence is MIHLHPAEMSRRKPKKKIRVIYQSAGPLPQRIAHLYAGQLLVFTDASHQRHGGLAAVLFSSPEAEPIIETRTVPALGSSTLELHAVLFGLLQAEIHCPESPLTVFSDNLDAVNALKQAKTNGVQNLDALPAEFSLSIIEMVLSRAEFRWVKGHSYCRGNTLADLHAGNAAC